One genomic segment of Euwallacea fornicatus isolate EFF26 chromosome 18, ASM4011564v1, whole genome shotgun sequence includes these proteins:
- the LOC136344820 gene encoding centrosomal protein 43-like, translating to MSVLEEEVELRDLLFQTLETDGSLAKIRAQMRASIFLALDEDIKAVKQQPLQSVRVRSYLKTPEGRTLFYLVHEFLEFFNFQFTIQVFKPEGYLDTLTELQGRENLAKNLGLNGNLEVPLLQQILSIAQMKTKLDVTFDLNGSHEDESDSNKSQLNGKSSNDISCDDVPLKQGSCPAENGTVEEIEEQGFKNLSALVVEKTDGFKSLNATFNVNSPMLKNLNGDDKSSIIEESEEIEADSENNGSIALLNSATNDYEADFVSNNTSNGSTVSSFPNNNDNLEEEPYSLGTLNSSKSNSNIQVNANCSNT from the exons ATGTCAGTCCTCGAGGAAGAGGTTGAATTAAGAGATTTGCTTTTTCAGACCCTGGAGACTGATGGAAGCCTTGCAAAAATTAGG GCCCAGATGAGAGCTAGCATTTTCCTTGCTTTGGATGAAGATATAAAG GCAGTCAAACAGCAACCTCTACAAAGCGTCAGAGTCCGCTCCTATCTTAAAACACCTGAAGGCAGAACCCTGTTTTATTTGGTGCATGAATTCCTTGAATTCTTCAATTTCCAATTCACCATTCAAGTTTTCAAACCAGAAGGCTATTTGGACACCTTGACAGAGCTCCAAGGACGGGAAAACTTGGCTAAAAACTTAGGTTTAAATGGTAATCTTGAAGTTCCTTTGCTACAACAAATCTTAAGTATTGCTCAGATGAAAACTAAATTAGATGTTACTTTTGACTTAAATGGTAGTCATGAGGATGAATCTGATAGTAATAAATCCCAGTTGAATGGCAAGTCTTCGAATGATATTTCATGTGATGATGTTCCTTTAAAGCAAGGTAGTTGTCCTGCAGAAAATGGAACTGTTGAAGAAATTGAGGAAcaaggttttaaaaatttatcagcGTTAGTAGTGGAAAAGACTGACGGGTTTAAGTCACTTAATGCTACATTTAATGTAAACAGTCCTATgctaaaaaatctaaatggaGATGATAAGAGTTCCATTATAGAGGAAAGTGAAGAGATAGAGGCTGATTCTGAAAATAACGGGTCTATAGCTCTTCTTAATTCAGCAACAAATGACTATGAAGCAGATTTTGTCAGTAATAATACAAGTAACGGCTCTACTGTTTCAAGTTTCCCTAATAACAATGATAACTTGGAAGAAGAGCCTTATTCTCTGGGTACTCTTAATTCTTCTAAAAGTAACTCCAATATCCAGGTCAATGCAaactgctcaaacacttag
- the Tim23 gene encoding mitochondrial import inner membrane translocase subunit Tim23, which produces MSSLNENNDIYGENRSYGSSNGLSGQFRPFSSPYLNFDPGYIPQAQPEFIFLDGGSKQRGRFELAFGQIGGSCMVGAALGGVSGFYNGLKATTLAGQTGKLRRTQLINHIMKKGSATANTFGSVAVIYSAFGVFLSWARGTDDDLNTITAATATGLLYKSTAGLKRCGMGGAIGLGASMLYAFWNNKDRLSDLGHYNPAHR; this is translated from the exons ATGTCGTCTCTAAACGAAAACAACGATATTTATGGTGAAAACAGGTCATACGGATCCTCCAACGGACTATCAG GGCAATTCAGACCGTTTTCATCCCCGTACTTAAATTTCGACCCCGGGTATATACCACAAGCTCAACCAGAATTTATATTCCTCGATGGTGGCAGCAAACAGAGGGGAAGGTTTGAACTGGCTTTTGGACAAATTGGAGGATCCTGTATGGTTGGGGCAGCTTTAGGAGGTGTGTCTGGGTTTTATAATGGACTTAAGGCAACTACTTTAGCTGGACAGACTGGGAAATTGAGAAGAACACA GTTAATCAATCATATAATGAAAAAAGGCAGTGCCACTGCAAACACATTTGGATCAGTGGCAGTAATTTATTCAGCTTTTGGAGTCTTTTTATCATGGGCAAGGGGAACTGATGATGATCTGAATACTATTACAGCAGCTACAGCCACAGGGTTATTGTATAAGTCCACAG cgGGCTTAAAGAGATGTGGTATGGGTGGCGCCATTGGGTTAGGTGCTTCAATGCTTTATGCCTTCTGGAATAACAAAGACAGATTATCAGATCTAGGACATTATAATCCAGC GCACAGGTAA
- the LOC136344880 gene encoding transmembrane protein 134 isoform X3 — MNMSSQFSKQNGKPKRFCIDDAFEEETDEAIKVYGTTTPTTPNGKIGQGDSITFNIENGRGYKAVTDTSRDSDSLIQDYYECSSEENLSHSCFSHPKVRENWRMVLAATTLLIIGTGLLVTGTLTLSEPNSVLQASVFLLAGFICFIPGAYHVVYIYLAAKGKRGYHFHNLPLFT, encoded by the exons ATGAACATGTCTTCACAATTTAGCAAACAAAATGGTAAACCAAAAAGATTTTGTATAGATGACGCTTTCGAGGAGGAAACGGACGAGGCCATTAAAGTTTATGGGACTACCACTCCCACTACCCCTAATGGGAAAATAGGGCAGGGAGATTCCATTacttttaatatcgaaaacGGACG AGGCTACAAAGCTGTCACAGATACATCCAGGGACAGTGATTCCCTCATCCAGGATTATTATGAGTGCTCTAGTGAAGAGAATTTGTCTCATTCATGCTTCTCTCATCCTAAGGTACGTGAGAACTGGAGGATGGTGTTAGCTGCCACAACACTGTTAATAATAGGAACTGGACTATTAGTAACTGGCACTCTCACACTCAGTGAACCAAATTCAGTCCTGCAAGCTTCAGTGTTTTTGTTGGCAG GATTTATATGCTTCATTCCTGGAGCTTATCATGTTGTTTACATTTACCTGGCTGCAAAAGGCAAACGGGGTTACCACTTCCATAACTTACCATTATTTACGTAA
- the LOC136344821 gene encoding mitochondrial import inner membrane translocase subunit Tim13 — MDNVSTLSSAQKDELMDQVKQQIAVANAQELLTKMTEKCFKKCISKPGTSLDSSEQKCVAMCMDRYMDSWNLVSKAYGMRIQRERNL, encoded by the exons ATGGATAACGTATCTACTTTATCGTCCGCTCAAAAAGACGAGCTTATGGACCAAGTGAAACAACAAATAGCGGTGGCCAATGCACAGGAACTCCTCACA AAAATGACTGAAAAGTGTTTTAAGAAATGTATATCAAAGCCTGGAACTTCGTTGGATAGTTCAGAACAG AAATGTGTAGCAATGTGCATGGACAGATATATGGACTCATGGAATCTTGTTTCAAAGGCCTATGGCATGCGAATACAAAGGGAAAGAAACTTGTAA
- the LOC136344880 gene encoding transmembrane protein 134 isoform X2 yields MNMSSQFSKQNGKPKRFCIDDAFEEETDEAIKVYGTTTPTTPNGKIGQGDSITFNIENGRGYKAVTDTSRDSDSLIQDYYECSSEENLSHSCFSHPKVRENWRMVLAATTLLIIGTGLLVTGTLTLSEPNSVLQASVFLLAGFICFIPGAYHVVYIYLAAKGKRGYHFHNLPLFTAPNK; encoded by the exons ATGAACATGTCTTCACAATTTAGCAAACAAAATGGTAAACCAAAAAGATTTTGTATAGATGACGCTTTCGAGGAGGAAACGGACGAGGCCATTAAAGTTTATGGGACTACCACTCCCACTACCCCTAATGGGAAAATAGGGCAGGGAGATTCCATTacttttaatatcgaaaacGGACG AGGCTACAAAGCTGTCACAGATACATCCAGGGACAGTGATTCCCTCATCCAGGATTATTATGAGTGCTCTAGTGAAGAGAATTTGTCTCATTCATGCTTCTCTCATCCTAAGGTACGTGAGAACTGGAGGATGGTGTTAGCTGCCACAACACTGTTAATAATAGGAACTGGACTATTAGTAACTGGCACTCTCACACTCAGTGAACCAAATTCAGTCCTGCAAGCTTCAGTGTTTTTGTTGGCAG GATTTATATGCTTCATTCCTGGAGCTTATCATGTTGTTTACATTTACCTGGCTGCAAAAGGCAAACGGGGTTACCACTTCCATAACTTACCATTATTTAC TGCCCCCAACAAATAG
- the LOC136344880 gene encoding transmembrane protein 134 isoform X1 → MNMSSQFSKQNGKPKRFCIDDAFEEETDEAIKVYGTTTPTTPNGKIGQGDSITFNIENGRGYKAVTDTSRDSDSLIQDYYECSSEENLSHSCFSHPKVRENWRMVLAATTLLIIGTGLLVTGTLTLSEPNSVLQASVFLLAGFICFIPGAYHVVYIYLAAKGKRGYHFHNLPLFTYYVSIFRYCHSPFFIWTWIFSSISNFNLPNVIMYHISQEIIHFKKYVKFFKNRFVFRHSN, encoded by the exons ATGAACATGTCTTCACAATTTAGCAAACAAAATGGTAAACCAAAAAGATTTTGTATAGATGACGCTTTCGAGGAGGAAACGGACGAGGCCATTAAAGTTTATGGGACTACCACTCCCACTACCCCTAATGGGAAAATAGGGCAGGGAGATTCCATTacttttaatatcgaaaacGGACG AGGCTACAAAGCTGTCACAGATACATCCAGGGACAGTGATTCCCTCATCCAGGATTATTATGAGTGCTCTAGTGAAGAGAATTTGTCTCATTCATGCTTCTCTCATCCTAAGGTACGTGAGAACTGGAGGATGGTGTTAGCTGCCACAACACTGTTAATAATAGGAACTGGACTATTAGTAACTGGCACTCTCACACTCAGTGAACCAAATTCAGTCCTGCAAGCTTCAGTGTTTTTGTTGGCAG GATTTATATGCTTCATTCCTGGAGCTTATCATGTTGTTTACATTTACCTGGCTGCAAAAGGCAAACGGGGTTACCACTTCCATAACTTACCATTATTTAC ttactacgtttcaatttttagatACTGTCATAGCCCTTTTTTTATATGGACCTGGATTTTTTCATCAATTAGTAACTTTAACCTGCCAAACGTAATAATGTATCACATTTCCCAGGAAATTATACACTTTAAGAAATATgtgaagttttttaaaaatcgcttCGTGTTTAGacactcaaattaa